In Streptomyces sp. NBC_00344, the genomic window CGGCGAGCGGCAGCGGCATCGCCGTCCCTGGATCGAGTGAAAGCTCCGCCATGGTCTCGTCGACGAGCAGCGTCACTCCGGTCGACCGGGACAGCGAGACGAGTTCGCGGCGCTGCTCCCCGGACATCAGCAGCCCGGTCGGGCTGTGGAAGTCGGGCGAAACAAAGGCGAGCCGGGGGGCTGCCGTCCGGAAGACACCCGCCCAGTCCCCGGTGTCCCAGCCATCGTCCGGCATCCGCACCGGCACCGGGCCGGCGCCTGTGAGGCTCAGCGCGCGGAGGAGGTTGGGATGCCCCGGCGACTCCACGGCCACCCGGTCCGCCGGGACGGTGAGCTCCCGCAGAAGCAGGGTGAACGCGCCGGTCGCGCCGCTGGTGACGATGATCTGTTCCGCGGTGGTCGGCAGGCCGCGCTGTTCGTACCGGGCGGCGATCGCCGCCCGGAGCACCTGGAGTCCCGCCGGGAAGTCACCGTGCGTGCGGGCATAGCGGGGGAGCTCCGCCACAGCCGCGTCCATCGCCCGGGACAACCAGGGTTCGGGAGCCGACATCGCGGCGGCGGTCAGATCGATCACCCTGCCCCCGCCCGGCTCCAGGCCGCCCTTCGGCCGGACGACGAAGCTGCCCGCACCACGACGGCTCGTCAGGAACCCCTGCGTACGCAGCAGTTCATAGGAGGCCGCGACCGTTGTCCGGCTCACCGTCAGTGCGGTGGCCAGTTCGCGTTCGGCGGGCAGCCGGCTCTCCGCCGCGACCCGGCCGTCCAGCACCAGAGCCCGCACGGACATGGCGAGCATGCGGTACGCGCTACCACCGCCCTGCCGCCAATTGCCGAGCAACTCGCGCAGCCCGTGCGCGCCGATCGCCTTCTCCACGGCGGCCATGTCCTTCCCCTTCGCTACCCCGGTGCCCCCTGTGGCTCACGCCCCCAGGGAAGCGACCTCTCCGCCCTCTGCCGCAAAGGGCGACTGGGCCCCCGCCTGTTCCAGCTCACCGGCGAGCAGATCCCAGATGTCCGAATAGCCGTGGGCGAGCTGGGCCATGGTCTCCTTGCAGTGCGGCGGGACGCTGGCCGCGATCTTGTGCCGGTCCCGGGCGATGAGCACGCAGGCGTCCAGCATACGCAGCACGCCCCGCCCCGCCTCGCTGAACCGCAGCGACGGGTCCCGCCTCAACGAGTCGAATATTTTGAGGAGTTCGGCGGGATTGACGGCCGGCGCGGGTTTCCGCGGAGCACCCCGTCGTGCGGGCAGCTGGATCGGCGCTTCGGCGGGCTCCGGCTCTCTGGCCGCCCTGGACGGTACGGGACTCTCGCCACGGCGGATGCGCTCGCGGACGTCGGCCACGGTCGCCGGGGCGAGTCCGGCCTGTGCGGCGATCTGCCGCAGCGAGGCGCCCGGGTTGTTCCTGATGAGTTCGCCGGCCAGTTCTCGGCCGTGGGACGAGTCGACGGGGCGGGCCCGGCCGTCGCGGCCGATCCTGCGGCCGCTCTGTGCCGCTTCCGTCCCCTTGCGCAGTTGGGAAACCGTCTTCGCGGAGAGCCCCGCTACGGCGGCAACCGCACGGTCGGACCACTGCGGACGAGAGTCGAAGATACGTTTCGCCGCAGCCGTCCGGTCGGCAGTGGACAGCGGCCGCCCATGGGCGACGTTGGTTGCCACCGCAAGGATCAGCGCGTCGGCACGGTCCCCTTCGAAGAACCGCACCGCGATGCGGTCGTCTCCCCGGAGAGCGGCCGCACGCAGCCGGTGGACTCCGTCCACAACAGTCATGGTGTCGCGGTGTACGAGAATGGGCGGCAGATCCGCTTCCGTTTCGGCCAGCGTCCGCGTGTAGTTCTCGTCCTCGCCGTCGATACGCGGCGAGAAGTCAATGACGATCTGTTCGAGCGGAATCATCTCGACAGGTTGATTCAGGTATCCCCTGTCGCGCAAACTTATCAGATAGTCCGCATTACCTCGGTCCACAACGTCTCCCCCTTTAAGCAGACGGGTCGGGGCACAGGCGGAATCCTTACTGCCAGCCGAGATCGTCCGCCCTGGTCACGTGGCTCGACAGAGTGGCGGCGACGGCCACTCGGGAGGAATTCCGCGTCTGTGTCGCAGCATGCGCGGAAGTCGCACCAAGTACGCCCGAGATCGTGAGAACCCCCACCGCGACGGCTCCCTGAATGAATCTACGCGAAGTCTTGTGAGACATTTTCAGCCCCTCGATTCTGCCGGGTTTCGCTGACAGACATGAGTCTTGCGGCAGCCCTGGGGCAGGGAAAGAGGCGTCGGCCTGGTCAAAGCGGCCTTGGCATACACAGTCCAGGTTCTCCGGCGGAATACCACCATCCGAGCAAAGGAAGGGCAAAGTCGCTGGACGTGAAGCGCCTCTCGTGGTTTACAGATTGGCGTCCGGCAGCAGGGGAACCTCGGCCCGGACGACCTCCCAGGCGGTCAGCGCCTGGTGGCACGACCAGACCCGCCTGCACAGCGCCTCGGCGCCCGCTTCCGCCGCTTCCAGCGTAGGTGCCCGCAGATAGATCCCGAGGACGGGCTGCGGGAACGCTTCCGCGTGCACGCTGACATGCTCGAAGCCTTCCAGGCCGGCCGCGCAGTCGGCGATGGCCGT contains:
- the yczR gene encoding MocR-like transcription factor YczR → MAAVEKAIGAHGLRELLGNWRQGGGSAYRMLAMSVRALVLDGRVAAESRLPAERELATALTVSRTTVAASYELLRTQGFLTSRRGAGSFVVRPKGGLEPGGGRVIDLTAAAMSAPEPWLSRAMDAAVAELPRYARTHGDFPAGLQVLRAAIAARYEQRGLPTTAEQIIVTSGATGAFTLLLRELTVPADRVAVESPGHPNLLRALSLTGAGPVPVRMPDDGWDTGDWAGVFRTAAPRLAFVSPDFHSPTGLLMSGEQRRELVSLSRSTGVTLLVDETMAELSLDPGTAMPLPLAAHGASGMGGTVITVGSAGKTFWGGLRIGWIRATPELVRRLAARRAGLDIGSPVVEQLAVAQLLSGEAVLTQVLSHQRDRVRSRREALVAALRRELPDWTFRVPGGGLALWVRTGGESASVLAAAAARMGVRLAAGPCHGTDGFLEEFVRLPFTQPPEVITEAVRRIGAARKTGRSDTVAHHAAPAVL
- a CDS encoding ParB/RepB/Spo0J family partition protein, translating into MIPLEQIVIDFSPRIDGEDENYTRTLAETEADLPPILVHRDTMTVVDGVHRLRAAALRGDDRIAVRFFEGDRADALILAVATNVAHGRPLSTADRTAAAKRIFDSRPQWSDRAVAAVAGLSAKTVSQLRKGTEAAQSGRRIGRDGRARPVDSSHGRELAGELIRNNPGASLRQIAAQAGLAPATVADVRERIRRGESPVPSRAAREPEPAEAPIQLPARRGAPRKPAPAVNPAELLKIFDSLRRDPSLRFSEAGRGVLRMLDACVLIARDRHKIAASVPPHCKETMAQLAHGYSDIWDLLAGELEQAGAQSPFAAEGGEVASLGA